Proteins encoded in a region of the Pyxidicoccus trucidator genome:
- a CDS encoding acyl-CoA desaturase: protein MVVIAFFISHWLLCVFFQSFFQHRYAAHRMYTMGPRTERAVHLLTYLVQGSSYLSPRAYAILHREHHAFSDTEKDPHSPHFFKDVGRMMMHTKKRYEDYCAGRGQPEARFLGGYPEWPLVDDTLRTSWLATLGWVAFYTTFYVVFATSPWQYLLLPIHFLMGPVHGAIVNWCGHKYGYRNFDSTDKSRNTLPVEVLCMGELFQNNHHKYGSSPNFAARKFEVDPTWQVMRVLAKLGVIRIATPQRAVWPEPREAARGASGAARAA, encoded by the coding sequence ATGGTCGTCATCGCCTTCTTCATCTCGCACTGGCTGCTCTGCGTGTTCTTCCAGAGCTTCTTCCAGCACCGCTATGCGGCGCACCGCATGTACACCATGGGTCCGCGCACGGAGCGGGCGGTGCACCTGCTCACGTACCTGGTGCAGGGCTCGTCGTACCTGTCGCCCCGCGCGTACGCCATCCTCCACCGCGAGCACCACGCGTTCTCGGACACGGAGAAGGACCCGCACTCGCCCCACTTCTTCAAGGACGTGGGCCGGATGATGATGCACACCAAGAAGCGCTACGAGGACTACTGCGCCGGGCGCGGCCAGCCCGAGGCCCGCTTCCTGGGTGGTTACCCGGAGTGGCCGCTGGTGGATGACACGCTGCGCACCTCGTGGCTGGCCACGCTGGGCTGGGTGGCGTTCTACACGACGTTCTATGTCGTCTTCGCCACGTCGCCCTGGCAGTACCTGCTGCTGCCCATCCACTTCCTGATGGGCCCGGTGCACGGCGCCATCGTCAACTGGTGCGGGCACAAGTACGGCTACCGGAACTTCGACAGCACGGACAAGTCGCGCAACACGCTGCCGGTGGAGGTCCTCTGCATGGGGGAGCTCTTCCAGAACAACCATCACAAGTACGGCAGCAGCCCGAACTTCGCGGCCCGGAAGTTCGAGGTGGACCCCACGTGGCAGGTGATGCGCGTGCTGGCGAAGCTGGGCGTCATCCGCATCGCCACCCCGCAGCGCGCCGTGTGGCCGGAGCCTCGCGAGGCCGCCCGCGGGGCCAGCGGCGCCGCCCGCGCCGCCTGA
- the bioA gene encoding adenosylmethionine--8-amino-7-oxononanoate transaminase, producing the protein MERADIVRLDKGHVWHPYTAMEAYIAGTNPLVVVRSEGAYLYDADGARYLDANGSWWVSTLGHRHPRLVRALTEQAGSLAHVSLAGITHEPAAALAAELAAIAPGSDRASLPAAERLSRVFYSDNGSTAVEVAIKMAAQYWAQNGHPRRTRFITLSGAFHGETIGATSVGGVPLFREVFGPLLFDVVHVPSPAEEGGWERAFEQVRAALRAHPDEIAGVILEPVLQGAAGMLMYSPDFVRAVREATREVDTFLIADEVFTGLGRTGARFAVDLAGVVPDLLCLAKALSGGLLPFGATLASERVFSGFLGSPQRALYYGHSYCGNPLGAAVAREVLAVYRDEDVLGQVARKAPRIQAAFTRMAETIPGLVRPRALGMVGAVDLGGGGYLSRGGWRVYEAALRRGLYLRPLGDTVYIAPALNIPDDALEELLAGVEASLREVAKG; encoded by the coding sequence GTGGAGCGGGCGGACATCGTCAGGTTGGACAAGGGGCACGTCTGGCACCCCTACACCGCCATGGAGGCGTACATCGCCGGGACGAACCCGCTGGTGGTGGTGCGCTCGGAAGGGGCGTACCTGTACGACGCGGACGGCGCCCGGTACCTCGACGCCAACGGCTCCTGGTGGGTGTCCACGCTGGGCCACCGCCACCCACGCCTCGTCCGCGCCCTCACCGAGCAGGCGGGCAGCCTGGCGCACGTGTCCCTGGCGGGCATCACCCATGAGCCGGCCGCCGCGCTCGCCGCGGAATTGGCCGCCATCGCCCCCGGCTCGGACCGGGCCTCGCTGCCCGCGGCCGAGCGGCTGTCGCGCGTCTTCTACTCGGACAACGGGAGCACGGCGGTGGAGGTGGCCATCAAGATGGCCGCGCAGTACTGGGCGCAGAACGGGCACCCGCGCCGCACGCGCTTCATCACCCTGTCCGGGGCGTTCCACGGCGAGACGATTGGCGCCACCAGCGTGGGCGGCGTGCCGCTGTTCCGCGAGGTGTTCGGCCCGCTTCTGTTCGACGTGGTGCACGTGCCGTCCCCGGCGGAAGAGGGCGGCTGGGAGCGCGCCTTCGAGCAGGTGCGGGCCGCCCTGCGCGCGCACCCGGACGAGATTGCCGGCGTCATCCTCGAGCCCGTGCTGCAGGGCGCGGCGGGCATGTTGATGTACTCGCCGGACTTCGTGCGCGCGGTGCGCGAGGCCACCCGCGAGGTGGATACCTTCCTCATCGCCGACGAGGTCTTCACCGGCCTGGGCCGCACCGGCGCGCGCTTCGCGGTGGACCTGGCTGGCGTGGTGCCGGACCTGCTGTGTCTGGCGAAGGCGCTCTCCGGCGGGCTGCTGCCCTTTGGCGCGACGCTCGCCTCCGAGCGTGTGTTCTCCGGCTTCCTCGGCTCGCCGCAGCGGGCGCTGTATTACGGCCACTCGTACTGCGGGAATCCGCTGGGCGCGGCGGTGGCTCGCGAGGTGCTCGCCGTGTATCGCGACGAGGACGTGCTCGGGCAGGTGGCTCGCAAGGCGCCTCGCATCCAGGCCGCCTTCACGCGCATGGCCGAGACGATTCCCGGGCTGGTGCGGCCTCGCGCGCTCGGAATGGTGGGCGCGGTGGACCTGGGCGGCGGTGGCTACCTCTCGCGTGGCGGCTGGCGGGTGTACGAGGCCGCCCTGCGGCGCGGGCTCTACCTGCGGCCCCTGGGCGACACCGTGTACATCGCCCCCGCGCTCAACATCCCGGACGACGCGCTGGAGGAATTGCTCGCGGGCGTGGAGGCGTCGCTGCGCGAGGTGGCGAAGGGCTGA
- a CDS encoding AI-2E family transporter — protein MRRPSGRGGTVAEEHDGTVHRSQVTLKTAYTVCFAVLSVVALVTLVMRTTVALTLTGIAALLALSLEHGVSWLERRRLPRMLAIAVVMLGLLVALALLALLVVPVAAAQVDALVLQWPQLWEELRGSRPFRMLSERLQSLGWSRRLEDTAPPLAAGTTLPELVVLAIGGAVGLAGGAITVYFLVGFMLAFGGGLLKRLLDMARPEHRLRYVRVLRNVYRATGGYLAGLTLICTINTTLTTTVLAVLGVPYFLPLGIASGFSSMVPYAGPVIAGGFITLLTWATGGMWMALGVLVYFVLYGQLEGNVLAPLVFRRTVHVNPLIVLLAVLFCAELAGMVGAVVAVPVAAAAQIITREVLLFRRERRTSVSRAPPGTA, from the coding sequence GTGCGAAGACCGAGCGGGCGCGGGGGCACGGTGGCGGAGGAGCACGACGGAACGGTGCATCGTTCGCAGGTGACGCTGAAGACGGCGTACACCGTGTGCTTCGCCGTGCTCTCGGTGGTGGCGCTGGTGACGTTGGTGATGCGCACGACGGTGGCGCTGACGCTGACGGGTATCGCCGCGCTGCTGGCCCTGTCGCTGGAGCACGGGGTGTCCTGGCTGGAGCGCCGGCGGCTGCCGCGGATGCTGGCCATCGCGGTGGTGATGCTGGGGCTGCTGGTGGCGCTGGCGCTGCTGGCGCTGCTGGTGGTGCCCGTGGCGGCGGCGCAGGTGGACGCGCTGGTGCTCCAGTGGCCGCAGCTCTGGGAGGAGCTGCGCGGCTCGCGCCCCTTCCGGATGCTGAGCGAGCGGCTCCAGAGCCTGGGGTGGTCTCGCCGGCTGGAGGACACCGCGCCTCCGCTCGCGGCGGGGACGACGCTGCCGGAATTGGTGGTGCTGGCGATTGGCGGGGCGGTGGGGCTGGCGGGGGGCGCCATCACCGTCTACTTCCTGGTGGGGTTCATGCTCGCGTTCGGCGGCGGCCTGCTGAAGCGGCTGCTCGACATGGCCCGGCCGGAGCACCGGCTGCGCTACGTGCGGGTGCTGCGGAACGTGTACCGCGCCACGGGGGGCTACCTGGCGGGGCTCACGCTCATCTGCACCATCAACACCACGCTCACCACGACGGTGCTGGCGGTGCTGGGCGTGCCGTACTTCCTGCCGCTGGGCATCGCCAGCGGCTTCTCCAGCATGGTGCCGTACGCGGGGCCGGTGATTGCTGGCGGCTTCATCACGCTGCTGACGTGGGCGACGGGCGGCATGTGGATGGCGCTGGGAGTGCTCGTGTACTTCGTGCTCTACGGGCAGTTGGAGGGCAACGTGCTGGCGCCGCTCGTCTTCCGGCGCACGGTGCACGTCAACCCGCTCATCGTCCTGCTGGCGGTGCTCTTCTGCGCGGAGCTGGCCGGGATGGTGGGCGCGGTGGTGGCGGTGCCCGTCGCGGCCGCGGCGCAGATCATCACCCGCGAGGTGCTGCTCTTCCGTAGAGAGCGGCGCACCTCCGTGAGCCGTGCGCCGCCCGGCACGGCGTGA
- a CDS encoding suppressor of fused domain protein, whose protein sequence is MKAPETDEDFIQWYEDCWADRDEVEYPKMFGAIDEGVFTLDQTDAIQAWMESELAQVQEPDPNWGPMGVRVAPPSADYPYWTYVTSGLSNPFTVAPGDELSDDAPSGLGYEMVIHTPEEAKWPVFRLLDMMAYNLVSLRAFAMGHRYPVEGSLDGGDSKLGGFVFVRDPSRPDHFVLPSGKVQLITLVGATKNEMAFARSNGMDKLMAKLVAAGSGYTTMPERDEVKL, encoded by the coding sequence ATGAAAGCCCCGGAGACGGACGAAGACTTCATCCAGTGGTACGAAGACTGCTGGGCGGACCGCGACGAGGTCGAGTACCCCAAGATGTTCGGCGCCATCGACGAAGGCGTCTTCACGCTCGACCAGACGGACGCGATTCAGGCGTGGATGGAGAGTGAGCTGGCGCAGGTCCAGGAGCCGGACCCGAACTGGGGGCCCATGGGCGTACGCGTGGCGCCGCCGAGCGCGGACTACCCGTACTGGACCTATGTCACCAGCGGCCTGTCCAACCCCTTCACCGTGGCGCCCGGAGACGAACTCTCCGACGACGCGCCCAGCGGGCTGGGCTACGAGATGGTCATCCACACGCCCGAAGAGGCGAAGTGGCCGGTGTTCCGGCTGCTGGACATGATGGCCTACAACCTCGTGAGCCTGCGCGCCTTCGCCATGGGCCACCGCTACCCGGTGGAGGGCTCGCTGGACGGTGGCGACTCCAAGCTGGGCGGCTTCGTCTTCGTGAGGGACCCGTCCCGCCCGGACCACTTCGTGCTGCCCAGCGGCAAGGTGCAGCTGATTACGCTGGTGGGCGCCACGAAGAATGAAATGGCCTTCGCCCGCTCCAACGGCATGGACAAGCTGATGGCGAAGCTGGTGGCGGCCGGCAGCGGCTACACCACCATGCCCGAGCGCGACGAAGTGAAGCTGTAG
- a CDS encoding dipeptide epimerase, with protein MTPTLITAVTFEPLHLPLTEPFAIATGAQHAAENVLVRLTLADGTVGLGEAAPFTAVSGETQGSTLAALETVRAGLLGRDVRAWRPASEWLGDSLALAPSARCAVEMALLDALARHHRVPLYVLLGGTGTALEIDMTVTAGDVPHARASAKAILARGISTLKVKVGALSPDQDAARLVAIHEVAPQARLFADANGGYDVAEALAFVKELERAGVPLALLEQPVPAADFAGMAEVSRRSKVRVCADESARSAKDVLRLIREGAAHGINIKTMKCGVVEAMLMWSLARAAGMELMVGGMVESVLAMSASAHLAAGLGGFTYADLDTPLFIASHPFQGGLRYDGARLDFDPDAPGHGVTLA; from the coding sequence ATGACGCCCACCCTCATCACCGCCGTCACCTTCGAGCCGCTGCACCTCCCCCTCACCGAGCCCTTCGCCATCGCCACCGGGGCGCAGCACGCCGCGGAGAACGTGCTGGTGCGCCTGACGCTGGCGGACGGCACCGTGGGCCTGGGCGAGGCCGCGCCCTTCACCGCCGTCAGCGGCGAGACGCAGGGCAGCACGCTGGCCGCGCTGGAGACGGTGCGCGCGGGGCTGCTGGGCAGGGACGTGCGCGCGTGGCGCCCGGCGTCGGAGTGGCTGGGCGACTCGCTGGCGCTGGCGCCCTCCGCCCGCTGCGCGGTGGAGATGGCGCTCCTCGACGCGCTGGCGCGGCACCACCGCGTGCCGCTGTACGTGCTGCTGGGTGGGACGGGGACGGCGCTGGAAATCGACATGACGGTAACGGCGGGCGACGTGCCGCACGCGCGCGCCTCCGCGAAGGCCATCCTCGCGCGCGGCATCTCCACGCTGAAGGTGAAGGTGGGAGCGCTCAGCCCGGACCAGGACGCGGCGCGTCTGGTGGCCATCCACGAGGTGGCGCCCCAGGCGCGGCTCTTCGCGGACGCCAATGGCGGCTATGACGTGGCGGAGGCGCTGGCCTTCGTGAAGGAGCTGGAGCGCGCGGGCGTGCCCCTGGCCCTGCTGGAGCAGCCGGTGCCCGCGGCGGACTTCGCCGGCATGGCGGAGGTGTCGCGGCGCTCGAAGGTGCGGGTGTGCGCGGACGAGTCGGCGCGCTCGGCGAAGGACGTGCTGCGGCTCATCCGCGAGGGGGCGGCGCACGGCATCAACATCAAGACGATGAAGTGCGGCGTGGTGGAGGCGATGCTGATGTGGAGCCTCGCGCGCGCGGCCGGCATGGAGCTGATGGTGGGCGGCATGGTGGAGAGCGTGCTGGCGATGAGCGCCTCCGCCCACCTGGCCGCGGGCCTGGGCGGCTTCACCTACGCGGACCTGGACACGCCGCTGTTCATCGCCAGCCACCCCTTCCAGGGCGGCCTCCGGTACGACGGCGCCCGGCTGGACTTCGACCCGGACGCGCCGGGGCACGGCGTCACCCTGGCCTGA
- a CDS encoding S8 family serine peptidase has protein sequence MKRLKSLGWAVTTCAALGCGSGQPSETASSGAPLASARAAASGAPKKIVEASAAVAPSACTALYSSPQAQAALTQAVVDPGLRADGATRTLILSFNTDEALAPAVQTLSGLLGLQSGKGLGTLKALPMVVVKVPVTPLLLTLLRAQLQPLGLLSIYEDRPLQYFLDESVAYIGADTARTAFQATGAGIGVGVIDSGIDGLHGDFPNIARNVKIVAPVAGLPVGGALYLDTPNSDLTSGHGTHCASTIAGSGARSGGKYQGVAPGATLIGVGAGDAISILYSVQGFDFLLHPDVRETHNVRVISNSWGTTGRFAPFNPISIASKRAYDLGIVVVFAAGNEGPDADTLNPYSASPCVISVAAGTAKDTMGALNPLVSQDLPGELAGFSSRGVPGDALHHPDITLPGVNIVAARATSGAPAVVPPYLGLDGLHPEPFYASISGTSMATPHLAGVVALMLEVNPALDMDGVLSALTSTAKPMFVAQADGSTRQLEPWEAGAGYADAYAAVRAASETAGTRYTTQTTALPGWTGNVDTSIVIPVADVTLASAEHNHSLVVPAGASALRIGTDWGNPAFDLDLYVYGPTGELVGSSANGTSTGEAVSIPNPAAGTWRVQLKGFLNTPTQYTGTAAVDRLVPLP, from the coding sequence ATGAAGCGGTTGAAGTCGCTGGGCTGGGCCGTCACCACCTGCGCCGCACTGGGCTGCGGCTCCGGTCAGCCGTCCGAGACGGCGTCCTCGGGAGCTCCCCTGGCCTCGGCACGCGCCGCGGCGAGTGGCGCCCCGAAGAAGATTGTCGAGGCCTCCGCGGCCGTCGCCCCCAGTGCCTGCACCGCGCTCTACTCCAGCCCCCAGGCCCAGGCGGCACTGACCCAGGCCGTGGTGGACCCGGGGCTGCGGGCGGACGGCGCCACGCGCACGCTCATCCTCTCCTTCAACACCGACGAGGCGCTGGCGCCCGCGGTCCAGACGCTGTCCGGACTCCTGGGCCTGCAATCGGGCAAGGGCCTGGGGACGCTGAAGGCGCTGCCCATGGTGGTGGTGAAGGTGCCCGTCACGCCCCTGCTGCTCACGCTGCTGCGCGCGCAGCTGCAGCCGCTGGGTCTGCTCTCCATCTACGAGGACCGGCCGCTTCAGTACTTCCTGGACGAGAGCGTGGCCTATATCGGCGCGGACACCGCGCGCACCGCCTTCCAGGCCACCGGCGCCGGCATCGGCGTGGGCGTCATCGACTCGGGCATCGACGGCCTGCACGGCGACTTCCCCAACATCGCCCGCAACGTGAAGATTGTGGCTCCGGTGGCGGGCCTGCCGGTGGGCGGCGCGCTCTACCTGGACACGCCCAACAGCGACCTCACCAGCGGCCACGGCACGCACTGCGCCAGCACCATCGCCGGCTCAGGGGCGCGCTCGGGTGGCAAGTACCAGGGCGTGGCGCCGGGGGCGACGCTCATCGGCGTGGGCGCCGGTGACGCCATCAGCATCCTCTACAGCGTGCAGGGCTTCGACTTCCTCCTGCACCCGGACGTGCGCGAGACGCACAACGTCCGCGTCATCTCCAACTCGTGGGGCACCACCGGCCGCTTCGCGCCGTTCAACCCCATCTCCATCGCCAGCAAGCGCGCGTATGACCTCGGCATCGTCGTCGTCTTCGCGGCGGGCAACGAGGGTCCGGACGCGGACACGCTCAACCCGTACAGTGCCTCGCCGTGCGTCATCTCCGTCGCGGCCGGCACCGCCAAGGACACGATGGGCGCGCTCAACCCGCTCGTCAGCCAGGATTTGCCCGGCGAGCTCGCGGGCTTCTCCAGCCGGGGCGTGCCCGGTGACGCGCTCCACCATCCGGACATCACCCTGCCCGGGGTGAATATCGTCGCCGCGCGCGCCACCAGCGGCGCGCCCGCAGTCGTGCCGCCGTACCTGGGCCTGGACGGCCTGCACCCGGAGCCCTTCTACGCGTCCATCTCCGGCACCTCCATGGCCACCCCGCACCTGGCCGGCGTCGTCGCGCTGATGCTGGAGGTCAACCCGGCGCTGGACATGGACGGCGTGCTGTCCGCGCTGACCTCCACCGCGAAGCCCATGTTCGTCGCGCAGGCGGACGGCAGCACGCGCCAGCTCGAGCCGTGGGAGGCGGGCGCCGGCTACGCGGATGCGTACGCCGCCGTGCGCGCCGCGTCCGAGACGGCGGGCACGCGCTACACCACGCAGACCACCGCGCTGCCGGGCTGGACGGGCAACGTGGACACCAGCATCGTCATCCCCGTCGCGGACGTGACGCTGGCCTCCGCCGAGCACAACCACAGCCTCGTCGTGCCCGCCGGCGCCAGCGCGCTGCGCATCGGCACGGACTGGGGCAACCCCGCGTTCGATTTGGACCTGTACGTCTACGGGCCCACGGGCGAGCTGGTGGGCTCGAGCGCCAATGGCACCTCGACGGGTGAGGCCGTGTCGATTCCGAATCCGGCGGCGGGCACCTGGCGCGTGCAGCTCAAGGGCTTCCTCAACACGCCCACGCAGTACACCGGTACCGCGGCGGTCGACCGGCTCGTGCCGTTGCCGTAG
- a CDS encoding DedA family protein — protein sequence MSGGPLPWLLTHGSAALLFAALVAGGLGVPLPEDLVLLATGILAHRGVLPLPLALAVGLGGVLCGDLALFLTARRLGPKLFEHKRLRGLLPPERRERLTRLYARHGGRVVFAGRFLSVLRGGVFALAAVQGMSPRRFLLWDGLALCVSVPVVVGLGYAFSHSVDRVARGLGRVEHGVAIAAALGLVVLVAVRTVRARRAGRRQGGGGLPGEQAPPAR from the coding sequence ATGTCAGGAGGACCCCTCCCGTGGCTGCTCACACATGGCTCGGCGGCCCTGCTCTTCGCGGCGCTGGTGGCCGGGGGCCTCGGCGTGCCGCTCCCAGAGGACCTGGTACTGCTGGCCACCGGCATCCTCGCGCACCGGGGGGTGCTGCCGCTGCCTCTTGCCCTGGCGGTGGGCCTGGGCGGAGTGCTGTGCGGTGACCTGGCGCTGTTCCTTACCGCGCGCCGGCTCGGGCCCAAGCTGTTTGAGCACAAGCGGCTGCGCGGGCTGCTGCCGCCGGAGCGTCGCGAGCGGCTGACCCGGCTCTATGCGCGGCACGGCGGGAGGGTGGTCTTCGCCGGCCGATTCCTCTCGGTGTTGCGAGGCGGGGTGTTCGCCCTCGCGGCGGTGCAGGGCATGTCGCCGAGGCGCTTCCTGCTGTGGGACGGGCTGGCGCTGTGCGTGAGCGTGCCGGTGGTGGTGGGGCTCGGCTATGCATTCTCACACAGCGTGGACCGAGTCGCGCGCGGGCTGGGACGGGTGGAGCATGGGGTGGCCATCGCCGCGGCGCTCGGGTTGGTGGTGCTGGTGGCTGTGCGAACGGTGCGGGCACGGCGCGCGGGCCGACGGCAAGGCGGCGGCGGGCTCCCAGGGGAGCAGGCACCACCAGCGCGGTGA
- a CDS encoding GNAT family N-acetyltransferase, producing MPVDTSLRLRILEAVTDAPAAAWDALAGPDAPPFVRHAWLAAMEESGSATEETGWAPHHLTLWRGPKLVAAAPAYRKFHSMGEYIYDFGWADAAARLGVEYYPKLVVGGPLSPATVPRFLIAPGEDVPALRRALLAAATESARESGCSSVHILYPTGDEADFLEAEGLARRITLQFHWKNPGYRGYDDYLARFDSKRRNQLKRERGAAATQGIALRTVRGEELTQVHAKRAYGFYTSTCERHAWGQIQLTPDFFARVFQHLPDTVELVEAVKGPKVIAGAFNLATRERLYGRYWGAFEEHPFLHFNVCLYHSVDDCIRAGRKVFEPGAGGEHKVSRGFEPTAVHSAHLLFDKTLDGAVRGFLRREHARLAPAVEEAERLCGLKPWPLAGSPAAGGATGT from the coding sequence GTGCCCGTCGACACCTCGCTCCGCCTCCGCATCCTCGAAGCCGTGACAGACGCCCCGGCCGCCGCCTGGGACGCGCTCGCCGGCCCTGACGCCCCACCCTTCGTCCGCCACGCGTGGCTGGCGGCCATGGAGGAGAGCGGCAGCGCCACCGAGGAGACGGGCTGGGCGCCGCACCACCTGACGCTGTGGCGGGGCCCGAAGCTCGTCGCCGCCGCGCCCGCGTACCGCAAGTTCCACAGCATGGGCGAGTACATCTACGACTTCGGCTGGGCGGACGCCGCCGCCCGCCTGGGCGTGGAGTACTACCCGAAGCTCGTCGTCGGCGGCCCCTTGTCCCCCGCCACCGTCCCCCGCTTCCTCATCGCCCCGGGCGAGGACGTCCCCGCCCTGCGCCGCGCCCTCCTCGCCGCCGCCACCGAGAGCGCCCGCGAGTCCGGCTGCTCCTCCGTCCACATCCTCTACCCCACCGGAGACGAAGCGGACTTCCTCGAGGCCGAGGGGCTGGCGCGCCGCATCACCCTCCAGTTCCACTGGAAGAACCCGGGCTACCGCGGCTACGACGACTACCTGGCCCGCTTCGACTCCAAGCGCCGCAACCAGCTCAAGCGCGAGCGGGGCGCCGCCGCCACCCAGGGCATCGCCCTGCGCACCGTGCGCGGGGAAGAGCTGACGCAGGTCCACGCGAAGCGCGCCTACGGCTTCTACACCTCCACCTGCGAGCGCCACGCCTGGGGCCAGATTCAGCTCACCCCGGACTTCTTCGCCCGCGTCTTCCAGCACCTGCCGGACACCGTGGAGCTGGTGGAGGCGGTGAAGGGCCCGAAGGTCATCGCCGGGGCCTTCAACCTCGCCACCCGGGAGCGCCTCTATGGCCGCTACTGGGGCGCCTTCGAGGAGCACCCCTTCCTCCACTTCAACGTCTGCCTCTACCACTCGGTGGACGACTGCATCCGCGCCGGCCGCAAGGTGTTCGAGCCCGGCGCGGGCGGCGAGCACAAGGTGTCCCGGGGCTTCGAGCCCACCGCCGTCCACAGCGCACACCTCCTCTTCGACAAGACGCTGGACGGCGCCGTCCGGGGCTTCCTCCGCCGGGAGCACGCGCGCCTGGCCCCCGCGGTGGAGGAGGCGGAGCGCCTCTGTGGCCTCAAGCCCTGGCCCCTGGCCGGCAGCCCCGCCGCCGGGGGAGCCACCGGCACCTGA
- a CDS encoding ATP-binding protein: MSVTDTSQRSPASGADMLLSALEEAERDQPEGCMVLRAVRDSDGSITDFEWLWANPAAARSLGRSPEMLRGRRLREVSPDAGLGGRLDVLRDVVETGRPAADSFPEGDAWLQGTAVPLRDGVLLRLRDVTSALRVEEGVRDTLAWVRDVLEGTPDAFFTVDVDWRVTYVNHQAAAISGRTQEQLFRRVLWEACPELLGTRLERELRRVAAESVATTFEVRLSPGRWHEVHAWCANGNLSVFATDITPKKQLEAERDMLLSREHTGRLEAEALVRQRTEELVAARERLVQSEKLAMAGQLAAGVGHEINNPLSYVTGNLQFALEQLELLAGSPGDTAALKDALDALREAREGAERIRVTVRDLQTFARADEPHLSPVDVHAALEFGLSMSMPHLRYRAQVERRYGGVPTVMAHEARLGQVFLQLLVNAAFAIPEGDSEHHRVSLTTRTEGAWVVVEVTDTGHGMAPEVLERVFEPFFTTRSVGEGTGLGLSTALGLVRSMRGELTATSTPGGGSTFRVRLPTTHEVALPPGPEAVECVAERKRVLVVDDEPQLTSVLRRVLGGRHDVVLLHSGREALELLARDDAFDIVFCDLMMGDFTGMDVYDVLSRRQPEVLSRFVFMTGGGFTERARVFLQTVPLPRIEKPFEPGTLRALVEGAPPRAGAQGPPAREAEGE, translated from the coding sequence ATGTCGGTGACGGATACATCCCAGAGGTCCCCGGCTTCGGGGGCGGACATGCTGCTGTCCGCCCTGGAGGAGGCGGAGAGAGACCAGCCCGAGGGCTGCATGGTGCTGCGCGCCGTGAGGGACTCCGACGGCTCAATCACCGACTTCGAGTGGCTGTGGGCCAACCCCGCCGCGGCGCGCTCCCTGGGCCGCTCTCCGGAGATGCTGCGCGGGCGCCGGCTGCGCGAGGTGTCCCCGGACGCGGGGCTGGGCGGCCGGCTGGACGTGCTGCGGGACGTGGTGGAGACGGGCCGGCCCGCCGCGGACAGCTTCCCGGAGGGCGACGCGTGGCTGCAGGGCACCGCCGTGCCGCTGCGGGACGGGGTGCTGCTGCGGCTGCGCGACGTCACCAGCGCCCTGCGCGTGGAGGAGGGCGTCCGCGACACGCTGGCCTGGGTGCGCGACGTGCTGGAGGGCACCCCGGACGCCTTCTTCACCGTGGACGTGGACTGGCGCGTCACCTACGTCAACCACCAGGCCGCCGCCATCAGCGGGCGCACGCAGGAGCAGCTCTTCCGCCGCGTGCTGTGGGAGGCGTGCCCGGAGCTGCTTGGCACCCGGCTGGAGCGCGAGCTGCGCCGCGTGGCCGCCGAGAGCGTGGCCACCACCTTCGAGGTGCGCCTCTCCCCCGGGCGCTGGCACGAGGTGCACGCATGGTGCGCCAACGGCAACCTGTCCGTCTTCGCCACCGACATCACCCCGAAGAAGCAGCTGGAGGCCGAGCGCGACATGCTGCTGTCCCGCGAGCACACCGGCCGCCTGGAGGCCGAGGCCCTCGTCCGCCAGCGCACCGAGGAGCTGGTGGCCGCGCGCGAGCGGCTGGTGCAGTCGGAGAAGCTGGCCATGGCCGGGCAGCTCGCGGCGGGCGTGGGGCACGAAATCAACAACCCGCTCTCCTACGTCACCGGCAACCTCCAGTTCGCGCTGGAGCAGCTGGAGCTGCTCGCCGGCAGCCCCGGTGACACCGCGGCGCTGAAGGATGCGCTGGATGCCCTGCGCGAGGCGCGCGAGGGCGCGGAGCGCATCCGCGTCACCGTGCGGGACTTGCAGACGTTCGCCCGCGCGGACGAGCCGCACCTGTCCCCGGTGGACGTGCACGCGGCGCTGGAGTTCGGCCTGTCCATGTCCATGCCGCACCTGCGCTACCGGGCGCAGGTGGAGCGGCGCTACGGCGGCGTGCCCACCGTCATGGCGCACGAGGCGCGGCTGGGGCAGGTGTTCCTCCAGCTGCTCGTCAACGCCGCGTTCGCGATTCCGGAGGGGGACTCCGAGCACCACCGCGTCAGCCTCACCACGCGCACCGAGGGCGCCTGGGTGGTGGTGGAGGTGACGGACACCGGCCACGGCATGGCGCCGGAGGTGCTGGAGCGCGTCTTCGAGCCCTTCTTCACCACCCGCTCCGTGGGCGAGGGCACCGGCCTGGGGCTGTCCACCGCGCTGGGGCTGGTGCGCAGCATGCGCGGGGAGCTGACGGCCACCAGCACGCCCGGCGGCGGCAGCACCTTCCGCGTGCGGCTGCCCACCACGCACGAAGTCGCGCTGCCTCCGGGGCCGGAGGCGGTGGAGTGCGTGGCCGAGCGCAAGCGCGTGCTGGTGGTGGACGACGAGCCGCAGCTCACCTCCGTGCTGCGCCGGGTGCTCGGCGGGCGTCACGACGTGGTGCTGTTGCACAGCGGGCGCGAGGCGCTGGAGTTGCTGGCGCGGGACGACGCGTTCGACATCGTCTTCTGCGACTTGATGATGGGGGACTTCACGGGGATGGACGTGTACGACGTCCTGTCCCGGCGCCAGCCGGAGGTGCTGTCGCGCTTCGTCTTCATGACGGGCGGCGGCTTCACGGAGCGCGCCCGCGTCTTCCTCCAGACGGTGCCGCTGCCGCGAATCGAGAAGCCCTTCGAGCCGGGCACCCTGCGCGCGCTGGTGGAGGGCGCGCCGCCACGCGCCGGGGCACAAGGGCCACCGGCGCGTGAGGCGGAAGGGGAGTGA